A region of [Bacteroides] pectinophilus DNA encodes the following proteins:
- the rny gene encoding ribonuclease Y, with amino-acid sequence MSGFLPVLIAVIITLVIVAPITWVIAKSSIEKKTNATIGSANERANKLLDDARKKADEAKKAAEAQSREALLEAKEEKIKVQNELDKEVRERRAEIQKYEKRVLAKEETLDKKTEAVEKRDLNLARKEEELAKTRQKVEELEQKRQQELEKISGLTSEQAKEYLLKTVEEEVKHDTAVMIKSMETKAKEEADKKAKDYVVTAIQKCAADHVAETTISVVQLPNDEMKGRIIGREGRNIRTLETLTGVELIIDDTPEAVVLSGFDPIRREVARIALEKLILDGRIHPARIEEMVEKAQKEVETIIREEGEAATLETGVHGLHPELVRLLGKMKFRTSYGQNALKHSIEVSQLSGLLAAEVGTDVRLAKRAGLLHDIGKAVDHEMEGSHIQIGVDLCKKYKESPVVINAVEAHHGDVEPESLIACIVQAADAISAARPGARRETLETYSNRLKQLEDIANSYKGVEKSFAVQAGREIRIMVVPEVVSDADMVIMARDISKQIESEMEYPGQIKVNVIRESRATDYAK; translated from the coding sequence GTGTCAGGTTTTTTGCCAGTGCTTATTGCTGTGATTATCACATTAGTTATAGTCGCACCTATTACATGGGTTATTGCCAAGTCTTCAATCGAGAAGAAAACTAACGCAACTATTGGCAGTGCGAACGAGCGTGCCAACAAGTTACTTGATGATGCCAGAAAGAAGGCAGATGAGGCAAAGAAAGCAGCTGAAGCGCAGTCAAGGGAAGCCTTGCTTGAAGCGAAGGAAGAAAAGATCAAAGTTCAGAATGAACTTGATAAAGAAGTTCGCGAAAGACGTGCTGAGATACAAAAGTATGAGAAGCGTGTTCTTGCCAAGGAAGAGACTCTTGATAAGAAGACTGAAGCTGTAGAAAAGAGAGATCTTAATCTTGCCCGCAAGGAAGAAGAACTTGCCAAGACAAGACAGAAGGTCGAAGAACTTGAGCAAAAAAGGCAACAGGAACTTGAGAAAATCTCAGGATTGACCTCCGAACAAGCAAAAGAATATCTTTTAAAGACTGTTGAAGAAGAAGTAAAACATGACACTGCTGTAATGATCAAATCAATGGAGACTAAGGCAAAGGAAGAGGCTGATAAGAAGGCTAAGGATTATGTGGTAACAGCTATCCAGAAGTGTGCTGCTGACCATGTTGCCGAGACTACTATTTCAGTTGTACAGCTTCCTAACGATGAGATGAAGGGACGTATTATCGGACGTGAGGGACGTAATATACGTACTCTTGAGACGCTTACAGGTGTAGAACTGATTATTGATGATACACCGGAAGCTGTTGTCTTATCAGGCTTTGATCCTATTCGTAGAGAAGTAGCGAGAATTGCATTGGAAAAGCTCATTCTTGATGGACGTATTCATCCGGCAAGAATTGAGGAGATGGTTGAGAAGGCGCAGAAGGAAGTTGAGACGATAATTCGTGAGGAAGGTGAAGCCGCAACACTTGAGACTGGTGTGCATGGACTGCATCCTGAGCTTGTAAGGCTCTTAGGTAAGATGAAGTTCAGAACAAGTTATGGTCAGAATGCACTTAAGCATTCAATTGAAGTTTCACAGTTGTCAGGACTTTTAGCTGCCGAAGTTGGTACAGATGTAAGACTTGCCAAGAGAGCAGGTCTGCTTCACGACATCGGTAAAGCTGTTGACCATGAGATGGAAGGTTCGCATATTCAGATTGGTGTAGATCTTTGTAAGAAGTATAAGGAATCACCAGTTGTTATTAATGCAGTAGAGGCACATCATGGAGACGTTGAGCCGGAGAGCCTTATCGCCTGTATAGTACAGGCAGCTGATGCTATATCAGCAGCAAGACCGGGCGCTCGTAGAGAGACGTTAGAGACATATTCAAACAGACTTAAACAATTAGAAGATATCGCCAACTCATATAAGGGAGTTGAGAAGTCATTTGCTGTTCAGGCGGGTAGAGAAATTCGAATAATGGTAGTTCCTGAAGTCGTTAGTGATGCGGATATGGTTATTATGGCAAGAGATATTTCAAAGCAGATTGAATCTGAGATGGAATATCCTGGTCAGATTAAGGTTAATGTTATCCGGGAATCAAGAGCGACTGATTACGCCAAGTAG
- a CDS encoding recombination regulator RecX encodes MSEDGYEIVGITDISSKKRFVRLSDNGKSFALYNQEIRKFALEEGVRITPEQYADILRILEDRARNRALHIVTRRDITESQLADKLTDGKYPENIINITIQFMKEHGFVNDARYASNYVWCKADTRSRRQMEAYLYSKGIAQTVIDSACDEYYAANSNAQNDLIRKLIEKRCHDTSAMTYGEKSKTIAYLARKGFDYDNIQYVMNELTH; translated from the coding sequence ATGTCTGAAGACGGATATGAGATAGTCGGAATTACAGACATAAGCAGCAAGAAGAGATTTGTGCGTCTTAGCGACAATGGGAAGTCATTCGCATTGTATAATCAGGAGATTCGTAAGTTTGCGTTGGAGGAGGGAGTGCGCATAACACCGGAACAGTATGCGGATATTCTGAGAATCCTTGAAGACAGAGCAAGAAACCGTGCATTACATATTGTGACCAGGCGTGACATTACTGAGAGTCAGCTGGCTGACAAGCTGACTGACGGGAAATATCCGGAGAACATAATTAACATTACTATTCAGTTTATGAAAGAACATGGATTTGTTAATGATGCGAGATATGCGTCTAATTATGTCTGGTGCAAGGCAGATACGAGAAGCAGGCGCCAGATGGAAGCATACCTGTACTCCAAGGGGATTGCACAGACTGTTATAGACAGTGCATGTGACGAATATTATGCGGCTAACAGTAATGCGCAGAATGATCTTATAAGAAAGCTGATAGAAAAAAGATGCCATGACACGTCGGCTATGACATACGGGGAAAAGTCAAAGACAATAGCATATCTAGCACGTAAGGGATTCGATTACGACAATATACAGTATGTAATGAATGAACTTACACATTGA